The sequence tgcttctcctgacgttttatactctctccacgccaattactgaaacaagagacaggtgtttgttatttgcgCTTAATCCACTCACTCACCGTGCCTCCtgcctctctctcccgctgcagacttcgctgaaccacgcctCCCTTGCCACACCCATATTATAGTGgcattcattataaacaatataCAATCATggcaaaattaatttatttcaagCAAAACTGAAACGGCATTGTGCTCACATACCTCTCTAATTCAGCAAGAATCCAAACGTATTTATGATTTAACATTTATCCGATAAACTTTTGTTCATTATGTAATCAAAGCGTTGTACTTCACTCTTGTTCCAGTATCCACAGATAGACCTGAGACCTGATGTGAGATTTGATCACAGCCACCACTCATGTCATATTGATAAATGCCAAGTTTTGCGTGGAAACGACTGTACATCCAGTTTTGTGTTGTAcgtttgttttataaatgaggcccattGTGCTTATTGTATAATACAGAAAACAATTTATTAGCTACAAAACTGCTTGTTTGGCATTGCATATCTCTTGTGAATTGTTAAACTGGTTTTGTTTCTTCTTCTGTTTTCTTGTCTGTTAGAAgtaatgattaataataatatcacaTTGTTCTCCATGTACTAAAGGGCGAGACCATATGAAGCACCATCTCCAGCACTCTCACTCCTGTCTGTAAAGAGTGAACAGTCAATGGATAGACCCATTGCATTCAACAGTGCAGCACAACATTACATGGGAGAGAAGTATGAGAATTTAAATCTGTCAGGAGGTTGAAGATATTGTGCTTATTGtataataaagaaaacaattttttaGCTACAAAACTGCTTGTTTGGCATTGGATATTTCTTGTGAATTTTTAAACCGGTTTTGTTTCTCCTTCTGCTTTCTAGGCTGTTAGAATCTgtaatgattaataataatctCTCATTGTTCTCCATGTACCAAAGGGCGAGACCAGATGAGGCTCCATCTCCAGCACACTCACTCCTGTCTGCAAAGAGTGATCAGTCAATGGATCAGCCAGTTGCTTTCAGCAATAAAACACCTAGTTACGTTGGGTATGAAAAGTATGTGGATTTACTCTTTTAAATGGTCTGTTTGTTGATTGataaagaacaaacaaacaatttatTAGACATACAACTGTCCTTTTGTTGCTTTTGTTGTATGTCTCTTACACTGTTAAACTTAAATTTTCTGTCTCCTCCTGACAGTCCAAGACCAGCTGATGCACAATCTCCTGCAACTTCATACATCTCTTTAAAAAGCAACCAATCAATGGATCGACCGATTGCATTCAAACACAGAAGTCAGCCTTACAGCGTTATACGGTATGAGAAGTTGCATTCTTTGATCAGCTTGTATTGTGGTTACAATGTCAAAAGTAGTCGGTCCCAATACCAGTAAAATTTCATTATACTCTaccaattttgattttgaaaaaaaatatatatatattgtaacacactttttttttaactatttaaccgatttatttaattctttgaaaataaagacttacaaaattattttttagcaGATTCACTctaataattacattttcttGTCACTCCTGAAATTACATGTATCCTAAGCAAcgtgaaaaatatatatatattttttttttcaaaatgttagtGTGATATAAGCAAAAATGTGAGCAAAGAGCATTCCTTctataatcactgaagctgtcaattCACAGAGTTGTTCTATCAGTACTGAAGAAAGACCGGCATCATTGCGGTTTTACATTTTCAGTATCGACTGAATTTCCGGTACTTATGACAACTCTGTGAATATGTGTGTGCATTCGAGGTCCTATTAACAAATCAAACAACTATGCTTGAACTCTCACAGTCTGAGACCAGATGAAGCTCCATCTCCATCACCCTCACTCCTGTCTGTAAAGAGTGATCAGTCAATGGATAGACCAATTGCATTCAACAGTGGAGCGCAAAGTTACATGAAAGAGAAGTATGAGAACTTACTCTGTCAGTCCATgcctgaaatatatttttgtatatatataaatatatgttttcTGATTCTGAGTAAGACTGTGgtcattttatgtgttttgtatGTCATTGTGATAGTTGTTTTATAACCTCATTTAAACTCTCACAGTCTGAGACCAGATGAGACACCATCTCCAGCACTCTCACACCTTTCTATGAAAAGTGATCAGTCAATGGATCGGCCAATTGCGTTCAGCAATGAAACACCTAGTTACATTCGGTATGCAATGTATGATAATTTGCTCTGTTTTAAATGGTATGCTTTTTGCAAGATATagaaagagagaagaaaaaaaacaatttattagATATACAACTATCTTGTTGTATGTCTCTTTTACATTATTAAACTTAAATTTTCTGTCTTCTGACAGTCCAAGACCAGCTGAGGCACCATCTCCTGCAACTTCAtacttctctttaaaaagcAACCAATCATTGGATCGACCGATTGCATTCAAAGACAGAAGTCAGCCTTACAGTGTTAAACGGTATGAGGATTTGCATTCTTTGATCAGCTTGTAGTGTGGTTACAATGCCAAAACTTCAGTAGTCGGTCCCAATACCTGTAAAATGTCATGATTCTCTaccaattttaattttgaaaaaatagtGTAACACTccttttaaaggaacactccacttttttgaaaataggctcattttccaactcccctagagttaaacagttgagttttaccgtttttgaatccattcagccgatctccgggtctggcggtaccacatttagcatagcttagcatagttcattgaatctgattagaccgttagcatctcgctcaaaaatgaccaaagagttttgatatttttcctattgaaaacttgactcttctgtagtttcattgtgtactaagaccgacggaaaatgaaaagttgtgattttctaggccaaTATGgttaggaactatactctcattccagcgtaataatcaaggaacttagatgccgtaccatgggtgcagcaggtgcAATAATATTACACAGcgcctgtgaccccctgcttgcacagggagcgtgccttgcaaccatggagacatttgtgagaggcgctgcgtaatatcattgtgcCTGTGaccaaaactctttggtcatttttgagtgagatgctaacggtctaatcagattcaatgaactatgctaagctatgctaaaagtggtaccgccagactgGAGATCAACtaaatggattcgaaaacggtaaaactcaactgtttaactccaggggagttggaaaatgagcctattttcaaaaaaagtggagtgttccttcaactatttaactgttttaattaactatttgaaaataaagagcattctttttaaaatcactgaagctgtcaattCACAGAGTTGTACTGTCATTACTGAAGAAAGACCGGCATCATTacacttttacattttcagtaTCGACTTTGTACTGAAGTACCAGTACTTATGACATCACTGTGAGCTTGTGTGTGCATTAGAGGTCTTATTAACAAATCAAACAACTTTGCTTTAACTCTCACAGTCTGAGAAAAGATGAGGCACCATCTCCATCACCCTCACTCCTGTCTGTAAAGAGTGATCAGTCAATGGATAGACGGATTGTGTTCAACAGTGGAGCGCAAAGTTACATGAAAGAGAATGAGAACTTTCTCTGTTAGGGGACTAAAGTCAGCTTGCTTACTGTACTGTGCTTGTTTGTATAGCATATCTCTTGTGCATTCTTAAACCTATTTTGTCTCTCCTCCTGAAAGTTTAAAGCCAGATGAAGCTACATCTCCAGCACCTTCCCTCACATCTCTTAAAAGTGAGCATTCAATGGACCGACCGATTGGATTCAGACAGGAAGCACAGAATTACAGGGACAGAAGGTATGAGATTGTATGCTTGCtgagtatttaaaaaaagttagtaATGTTGAATTTATACatcagaaattcataaaaatttcataaaaatgaaatttcatatttcataaaaaaacaattactgCACGTTTTTGTCAAAGACATCAAAACAGATGATTCGCTGCTCTGAATAAGCTCTATACGGAGTACAAAGCACTGTGACTCCATGTTGCTTTCTGCACACAGGATgcacatatactgtatgctgTTTGTGCCACTTTGAATTggaacctttaatattattggAGTTTTTCACACTGAATGATTATTAAAAGCCTGTCTTGTCTGTCATATCTATCATATCTTGTTACCCCATTAAAAAGCTGTGCAATACATTTAAATGTctcataattttatattatttattttcttatatataatatgttatatttatatatgaatataaacaatttatattagatttaaatttgtatataaatcttataaattgtttagatgtatatataaatcaaatataaaccatttttcataaatgtattttacaagAATACAAATAGTGAtttgtcatttgtttttttattactttaccAGATTTAGCAtgttcacttttatttttccccacaaaattatgtatttcactaaatatttagatattataaaattactgtgcacaattatttttttctagaaGTACTTCTGCTGCTGAATTATCCGCTCACCTAGttcataatatatattgttgtggattgatttgttgtttttctctatGATGTAATGTGTATTTAGTGGATTGTGTTTAACACATGAAAGTTTGATCATCAGTTTCACACAGAGAGTTATAGATATTCTAATATCAATCATCGCTGGTATCAGAGCAGTCTTGGTATTGGCCAATACTCAGAATTTAGAATATTGGAATTGTATCTGCATTAACAATGTTGTTCTAAATTTTAGGCACTACACACTTTGAAAGTTTAGGCACAACAATCGCTTCttgtttttacttattttttaataCTGTGTTTACAATCATTGCATTACAGTTGAAAGTAATAATCACAGATGTTCCCACAGCACACTTTCAGCCACTCTGCTGACAGAAGACCACTACAGATGCTCAGTTTGCACAGAGGTCTTTAAGGATCCAGTTTCCATgccctgtggacacagttactgcaAACACTGCATTGAGATCTACTGGAGCAAACCAACTCAAGCTAGAGGTTATGCTTGTCCGCAGTGCAGGAAGAGGTTCAGAGATCGTCCTGTGTTGAGTGTAAACGTTGCTTTGTCTAAACTGATCGAGGAACTCCAGAAGGCAGGATTTAGTCCTGCTCTTCCTGCTCACTGCTATGCTGGACCTGAAGATGTGCCCTGTGATGTCTGTGCTGAGATGAAGCTCAAAGCTGTTAAATCCTGTTTGACCTGCACTGCATCTTACTGTGAGACCCACGTCAGACAACACTACACAGTACCAGCACTGCAGAGACACAACCTGGTGGAGGTGATTGTAAAATTACATACAAATTTATGGCAGAATAAATAGCTGCAGGAGCtgcatatttaaattaaaaaataattgtgattagTTACAGTTCCTTGATTAACTAATTGTGAAACAAGCTAATTACTGCATTCTGTTTCAATCTCCtacatcaaatgtttaaaaaaaaattatatatatacatatatatatatatatatatatatatatatatatatatatatatatatatatatatatatgattgtaACCAGTCACAGAAGTGGTTGTTGAGTGCATGAATGCAGTGACCAATAAGAGCATAATCTAACCACAGTCCATAAGACAAACAGTAAAGACAAAGCATTCCTAATAACTGAGGTTCAAAAAGAAGCCACATGATACTCTCTACAGGCTCTGAGAATTCAAAACACCAGAGTTTTGTTAAATGCAAGCTGGATGACTATGTGTGTCCATGCAGTGTTTTGCAATCTTGCAAATGTTATTGTATTAAATGGTATTGTAATCAGATATTTATTATGCAGTGCAGACAACTTTGTTGATTATAGCACTGAGAGTggttaaatacttttattttacagGTGACCTTGGAGTTGtattttagctgtgtgttttagttttagtataaCTTGATTTGCTAAGTATGTTTTGTAAATTAGCTTAAACTACTGATGCTATTTTGTTTAGGCTATTATTTTAATACCTGACAGTAAGGACATCAAGGAGATCAAAGAGCTTCAAGTCATTGAAGAGGTAAATAAAGAAATGAGAAAGTTGAGTACAATATTTTCTGAACAGAGAGTGGTTAATTCAAAGAGATATATTcagcaaaaatacaaacatattaCTATAGTTTTTTCTGACAATattcaaataactttttttttttttttgcttagaTTTCAAGGGATGAACAAGCTGAATATTTTCATCCAACTAAGTGCTTCTACAGTGGGTTTTCCTGTAATGGTATGACTGGTAATCCTCTTACAAGCTTATTTACAGCAGGTcttagaaatattattttagcaGTAACTTGATTTAGATACCTTGACATTTGACTTCCCTTCAAATGATAAACAGAAATAGCTTATATTTGTACGTAATAAAAGcatttggataaaagcattttCTAATTAGTAAATGTAGCTAAATAGtataatttgaaatgaaatgtgttAACAAATATCACAATCTTGGCTCGACTTCATTACTTCACCTCAGATTAATCATTTTTTACTGTTGtactttaatatttatatatcatggttcaaaatatgtttaataatgtttttcaaGGGCTTTTCTAAAATAGCTGTCAACTAAATTTAATACTGTGTACATTTCCCCCAAAATTACTCACAGATTTGCCTATGGATGTAACTGAGATTGCGGCGATTGGACGTCCTTTGGATCTTGGAATGTTGTATGACTGTCGCAATGATTCGTTTACTTCAGGTCGGTCTAACCTTCTCATTTACTCTTCTCATTTTCTCTATTATCTGTTATTAATAGTGTAAGTATACTATTTTACAACAGAGATATAGTTTTAAAAGCTCAAATGTAGTAAGTACGTTTATGTTATTTTCCCTTTTCCATCTTAAATTTTACAGTGCATCTTGAGTGGAAAAATGCTAATTTTGTCTTCTTGTAAAAGCTGCAGCTAATACTaatgtgtactatttaaatttGCTAACTAAAAGTGCTgtgttctttatttatttatttatttattttttaacattaaactatTCCATACGGCCTCCTCTTAGGTTGATGTGATgtgaattgttattttatgtgtagatggactgaaaacatttttaaataagtaaaattgAAGTAGAATGTGCTGTGAATGTGTTTGCAGATGGTAATCTTTGGGATAAACACACTGTAACAAGAAACAGAGTATCTTGGCCCCAACTGAAAACACATCTAAAGGTTCTGGAAGATGACTCACTTCAGGAGAGATGCAAAGCATTTGAAATGTCACCTATGTTACGAGTAAGTGCTCTGTGTGGTCTTATGGAGCTACATGGAGCTGCAGCTTTTCTGAATCACCCAGAACAATCTCAACATCAGGACAGATTTACACTACACTATAAAACCACCACCAGACTGGACATGATCAGCCAAAGACTGTTACAGGAAGGAGCTCCTACCTCAGCCATTAATGCAACCACAGCTACACATGTGATCATCGCCGTGTTCTATGGAGCCCAAGCTTTCTTTGTTTTTGATAATGAGAGAATCAGCACAGAGAGAAATACAGAAATGGAAAATGTTATCAAGAAGCTTACCACCACTCTCAGTGCAAGAGATGTGTTCTCAAGCCTTAATGAAACTGAAAAGGCAAACAGCATTTTATATGACTGCAGTCTGTACATTGATGTGGGCGATTGGAAGAGTCCAGTGTCTTTTGATAAGGCGGTGGAGATCTACGGTTCTCTGCCAACACTGCTTGGATCCAAAGGAGAGAGAGCAGTTCctctgaaggtctggctgtaTCCTCTGAAGAAACTGGACATGAGCTCTGTGAGTGCTGCTCTGAGTGGAGTCAGTGAAAACTTGATGCATCGAGCTGAGAACATTCTAGGACATCTGAGGAAACAGATCAGGATCTGTCAGGACATGATAACAGACTATGATAATCTGACTGTGATTACTCGGTTTCCTGCTTTGGAGGAAAAACTTCAGAACTTTTCAGAATTTCTACAAGAGTACATGACAGAGTTTCAGAGAAAAGCTGCTGAGATTATTGAATCCATAAATGTCAAGGAAGGTGACAGACAGAAGAGTTTTCAAGAACTTATCAGTTATTGTAATCATTCTCCATTCAATCCAGAGAACACACATCAATGGcttgagaagaaaaaaactgTTCTGGCGGTTTTAAATGAGTGCAGAGCAGTGAACATGACTATTGTGAAATCACAGGAGGAGCTTCAGCGTGTCATTAATGATCCTCAGATGAACAATGTATTCTGCTTCACTATTTCATCAATGGAGGCTGAAGATTATTTTCTCACAGATCTGAAGCAGcacattaaattaatgaaaaagtGCAGATTGACCGTATATGATTGCATAAAGCCAGAAGATTCACTGCAGTCATTAAAGCCCGTTTGTGTCAGTCAGAAAGTACTTTCCGACCTAAAAGCATTCATTGCTGCAAAAGAGACAAATGAAGATCCAAAGCAAACCATATTCATTGCTGCATTTCTACCTGATGATAGTTTTCCAGAATACTCTGTGCAGTTTTACCATGCTGGGATGATCATGAGCAGAAATATGAAACTTCAGACAAAGCCAAATCTCACCCAAATCTCTCACATAAAACACTGTAGCGTGTccctaaaaatgaataaaacacaaaacagaagCATTAAGGGGTATTTGGTGGAGTACAGAGCTCTGGATGATGATGGAATGACCAGCAACACTTGGAAACTGTTAATTTTGTATGCCAAATCTGTTGAGGAAACCTTCATTATTTCAGGACTTACATCAGGCAAACAATTTCAGCTGAGGTATTTAGTTATTGAGAAAGGCTGTATGAGTAACTTCAGCAAGATTATGAACTTTCATACAGTTCTTGCAGAAACTCCTGGACAACCCTTTGTGAATAAACTGATCAGAAACACTCTCAGAATTGTCTGGCTGAAGGCTGAAACTGATGAAGATTTTCCAGTTCTGCAGTATATGGTTGAGTATAAAGAAGCTGGATTGGAGGGCTGGTCATCAGTACTAACTCAAGGACCTCAGTGTGAATGTACTTTAACTGTACCTCACAGCACCTGCTATAGAGTCAGAGTCTCTGCTGTCTATGAGGATGTTACCAGCAAACCTAGTGTGGAAACACCAGTACCGGTGGATGGTGAGACATGTGATACTTTTAAAACAATATAGTTATctacttctctttttttttatttaaccatATTTCTTGTTGCTGATTTTTCTTCATCTGATTCAATTGTCACCAATAGTCTGGTCTATAAACCTCTCAGTAAGAAAGAGCTCCATCCTCCTAGAAGTGCTGAAACTCCAAACAGAGAAGAAACCAGTAGAGCTGATAGACTGGACAGATGAAGAGAGTGAATTGAGGGGATTCCTCCAGTGTCTGCCCTACATCTCACAGCTCAGGTGAGATGAGTCTTAAGCCATGACACACCAAACCTACAACAAATAACTAGTGGAGATGAAAGCCGACTCTGATTTTGCCCTTGACACATGCGTCTGGGCTAAAATGTTGCACAAATGGCCAACTAACAGGTGCGGTATCAGGGTTCAGAGCCATTTAAGATTTATGAGAGTTATTATTTAGTGTTATAAGATTTAGAgttatgaataaaaataaaaataaattatagaattcacattttctaattttatttgtCTTATCCTTTTATTTTAGTGAGTAGAATTAGTAAATTAGGGCTAaatcattttttcatttaaataattgatttaaaaatgatttattttaattaataaataattaatattaaagatgctctaagcgatgtcacgtgtatttaggccaaaacattttttgtcacatacagcaaacatctcctcactatccgctagctgcctgtcccctgaacactctgtaaaaaaaacacggtctctgttgtcgccacaagctccgaaaacggcaacaaaaacaaactggtgcagcccgGACcatgaaacataataaacatgctccagccaataaccgacaagaatgattttaaatgtgcgttcatgactgtttcaggaagcatggaggggagggggaggaggaggaggaggaggaggaggaggagggagggtctagctagcctctgttttgtttgacaacacttcgaacgtcaacaggaagttactccaggatcgcttagagcacctttaagtaatactaaataatattttataccCTTTATCCTTTAATAGCCTACTTAATAATTGTTTAattccttaatttaatttaaattactaaaacaatgtCACATCTGCTGGTATAGGTGCTCCCCCAAGCGCAAATGTGAAACTCCGCCTAGATGGTCAGGAACCTTTTTTGACCAAAGAgaccatttttcatttttttcatgtatttttcCAAAAGAGCcaaagtaaaaataatatagtctaattttataaaaaaataaaaaaaaacatgctttttttCAATAACGTTTTAATAATAGTAACTTTATTTGGTCCATATACAACTAAAATACACAAATTTGCAACAAACGATAAATAACAAGTTTCACCGTTTAGGCGCACAACCAAAAtggtgacttaacatgtaaaggTACCCACGGTACATGTAtttagaaatggctcattctaaggtaataaaaacataacggttcattatgtaaggtctttatacaccactgaaaacatagttatatatattatattgtatttctGTCAATCACAAACAACGATGCTTTATAGTCGAATTGAACTCATTTCATAatgaactttacacagttattgaacgGATATTTGAATCAACAGGGACTTCAACTGAACAATAACACTTTTCTTTTTAGAGCTCTGTTGAAGCATCAAACTCTTGTTTGCATCACTGAATCATTATGttctatcactgtaaagctgctttgaaatctatattgtataaagcgctatataaataaaggtgacttgatttGACTTGATTGGAAACGTGCAGTAGGGATTATGTAGTGATTGTGTTTTCGGAAACAGCTAGTTTGTACTTTACAGTAACGTGTACTTATAAAAGTGTTACATGTATAATTATTCCCCGCCTCCAGTTCAATCCTGCTGCACTCTTCATGAAGATGAAACGTTACGTGGAgcgcattgcattgtgggaaacAGTATTCTGTGCAGTGTCCTCAGATGTATACATAAGATTTCAGCAAATGTAGTATAGGTAATCCGGCAATTCCATGCATACAGAAAATTCTGTATGTGCACAGACGCTTAGTCTTTTTCACAAAGTGACACTGCCAAATTACCTGCCTGGCCCGCATAACACAGAATCACTAGTCGCTTCCGCGGATGCAAACTGGAAtcatatttacaacattttacCTATACATAGGGAGAGGGAAGGGAAGGAGGCCTTCGCAGGGGACAGTGTAGTTGACagttcagggctgcgttgtcgTCATGTCTAGGtgcaggtccttcatctcatctggat is a genomic window of Megalobrama amblycephala isolate DHTTF-2021 linkage group LG3, ASM1881202v1, whole genome shotgun sequence containing:
- the LOC125264852 gene encoding uncharacterized protein LOC125264852 isoform X3; the protein is MDRPIAFNNATQSYMGEKARPDEAPSPALSLLSAKSDQSMDRPTGFNNVAQHYMGEKARPYEAPSPALSLLSVKSEQSMDRPIAFNSAAQHYMGEKARPDEAPSPAHSLLSAKSDQSMDQPVAFSNKTPSYVGYENPRPADAQSPATSYISLKSNQSMDRPIAFKHRSQPYSVIRLRPDEAPSPSPSLLSVKSDQSMDRPIAFNSGAQSYMKENLRPDETPSPALSHLSMKSDQSMDRPIAFSNETPSYIRPRPAEAPSPATSYFSLKSNQSLDRPIAFKDRSQPYSVKRLKPDEATSPAPSLTSLKSEHSMDRPIGFRQEAQNYRDRRCSHSTLSATLLTEDHYRCSVCTEVFKDPVSMPCGHSYCKHCIEIYWSKPTQARGYACPQCRKRFRDRPVLSVNVALSKLIEELQKAGFSPALPAHCYAGPEDVPCDVCAEMKLKAVKSCLTCTASYCETHVRQHYTVPALQRHNLVEAIILIPDSKDIKEIKELQVIEEISRDEQAEYFHPTKCFYSGFSCNGMTDLPMDVTEIAAIGRPLDLGMLYDCRNDSFTSDGNLWDKHTVTRNRVSWPQLKTHLKVLEDDSLQERCKAFEMSPMLRVSALCGLMELHGAAAFLNHPEQSQHQDRFTLHYKTTTRLDMISQRLLQEGAPTSAINATTATHVIIAVFYGAQAFFVFDNERISTERNTEMENVIKKLTTTLSARDVFSSLNETEKANSILYDCSLYIDVGDWKSPVSFDKAVEIYGSLPTLLGSKGERAVPLKVWLYPLKKLDMSSVSAALSGVSENLMHRAENILGHLRKQIRICQDMITDYDNLTVITRFPALEEKLQNFSEFLQEYMTEFQRKAAEIIESINVKEGDRQKSFQELISYCNHSPFNPENTHQWLEKKKTVLAVLNECRAVNMTIVKSQEELQRVINDPQMNNVFCFTISSMEAEDYFLTDLKQHIKLMKKCRLTVYDCIKPEDSLQSLKPVCVSQKVLSDLKAFIAAKETNEDPKQTIFIAAFLPDDSFPEYSVQFYHAGMIMSRNMKLQTKPNLTQISHIKHCSVSLKMNKTQNRSIKGYLVEYRALDDDGMTSNTWKLLILYAKSVEETFIISGLTSGKQFQLRYLVIEKGCMSNFSKIMNFHTVLAETPGQPFVNKLIRNTLRIVWLKAETDEDFPVLQYMVEYKEAGLEGWSSVLTQGPQCECTLTVPHSTCYRVRVSAVYEDVTSKPSVETPVPVDVWSINLSVRKSSILLEVLKLQTEKKPVELIDWTDEESELRGFLQCLPYISQLRFVDPQNKTSESWEKRRRLFILDLCLQAALHQKETIEETVKKLLSSVNYDRCDFLLDLCSHVKDYETQTGRSVLPALQSIYQSDAAVWTINLSERKSSILLEVLKLQTEKKPVELIDWTDEESEVRGFLQCLPYISQLRFSDIIYTKREAAVKFLLNLFVSASEFDENTEENYTELLTSVCSYTYFPCDENYYDDYKDQCDFLLDLWSHVKDYKTQTGRSFLPALQTIYQSAPAVWFINLSEKKSSTLLEVLKLQTEKNPVDLIDWTDEESEVRGIPPVSALHLTTQIF
- the LOC125264852 gene encoding uncharacterized protein LOC125264852 isoform X1, which produces MDRPIAFNNATQSYMGEKARPDEAPSPALSLLSAKSDQSMDRPTGFNNVAQHYMGEKARPYEAPSPALSLLSVKSEQSMDRPIAFNSAAQHYMGEKARPDEAPSPAHSLLSAKSDQSMDQPVAFSNKTPSYVGYENPRPADAQSPATSYISLKSNQSMDRPIAFKHRSQPYSVIRLRPDEAPSPSPSLLSVKSDQSMDRPIAFNSGAQSYMKENLRPDETPSPALSHLSMKSDQSMDRPIAFSNETPSYIRPRPAEAPSPATSYFSLKSNQSLDRPIAFKDRSQPYSVKRLKPDEATSPAPSLTSLKSEHSMDRPIGFRQEAQNYRDRSTLSATLLTEDHYRCSVCTEVFKDPVSMPCGHSYCKHCIEIYWSKPTQARGYACPQCRKRFRDRPVLSVNVALSKLIEELQKAGFSPALPAHCYAGPEDVPCDVCAEMKLKAVKSCLTCTASYCETHVRQHYTVPALQRHNLVEAIILIPDSKDIKEIKELQVIEEISRDEQAEYFHPTKCFYSGFSCNGMTDLPMDVTEIAAIGRPLDLGMLYDCRNDSFTSDGNLWDKHTVTRNRVSWPQLKTHLKVLEDDSLQERCKAFEMSPMLRVSALCGLMELHGAAAFLNHPEQSQHQDRFTLHYKTTTRLDMISQRLLQEGAPTSAINATTATHVIIAVFYGAQAFFVFDNERISTERNTEMENVIKKLTTTLSARDVFSSLNETEKANSILYDCSLYIDVGDWKSPVSFDKAVEIYGSLPTLLGSKGERAVPLKVWLYPLKKLDMSSVSAALSGVSENLMHRAENILGHLRKQIRICQDMITDYDNLTVITRFPALEEKLQNFSEFLQEYMTEFQRKAAEIIESINVKEGDRQKSFQELISYCNHSPFNPENTHQWLEKKKTVLAVLNECRAVNMTIVKSQEELQRVINDPQMNNVFCFTISSMEAEDYFLTDLKQHIKLMKKCRLTVYDCIKPEDSLQSLKPVCVSQKVLSDLKAFIAAKETNEDPKQTIFIAAFLPDDSFPEYSVQFYHAGMIMSRNMKLQTKPNLTQISHIKHCSVSLKMNKTQNRSIKGYLVEYRALDDDGMTSNTWKLLILYAKSVEETFIISGLTSGKQFQLRYLVIEKGCMSNFSKIMNFHTVLAETPGQPFVNKLIRNTLRIVWLKAETDEDFPVLQYMVEYKEAGLEGWSSVLTQGPQCECTLTVPHSTCYRVRVSAVYEDVTSKPSVETPVPVDVWSINLSVRKSSILLEVLKLQTEKKPVELIDWTDEESELRGFLQCLPYISQLRFVDPQNKTSESWEKRRRLFILDLCLQAALHQKETIEETVKKLLSSVNYDRCDFLLDLCSHVKDYETQTGRSVLPALQSIYQSDAAVWTINLSERKSSILLEVLKLQTEKKPVELIDWTDEESEVRGFLQCLPYISQLRIHEYTLNFKMEKSVHFLLNLTVAASKCVTTTGESFIELLTSVCSYRSFLCYDDDEIYDEHQDEHCDFLLDLCSHVKDYEIQTGRTVLPALQSIYQSAPAVWRINLSERKSSILLEVLKLQTEKKPVELIDWTDEESEVRGFLKCLPYISQLRFSDINNMKREAAVKFLLNLFVSASEFDVNTEENYTELLTSVCSYTYFPCGENYYDTECQCDFLLDLWSHVKDYETQTGRSLTALQSIYRSAPAVWRIKLSVRKSSILLEVLKLQTEKKPVELIDWTDEESEVRGFLQCLPYISQLRNAERFIPSLCKVFGPRVKADQVTPLLQALDFTVTLSGKLPRSVGRVLGRSPSKLNLTLNTSVISLRGLKLLFKTHHTPAETECGRQTVSEDVQSAEVFECSFTDHRGVFTAHKRLKAKSLSYPEQLDVSPETVVCSVFGSH